One Bacillus andreraoultii genomic region harbors:
- a CDS encoding HlyD family efflux transporter periplasmic adaptor subunit, with protein sequence MLKLSIEKGENQFKDEAEDNEYYQRYQAYQSNLSLIKQEHESAKLEVSENRESQKSQKASIQSQKERLENKSSQLKRLRDAINNKKNVFKKEETPYYHRFLDINGMIEQLDKTINETKEAYETMKENSNTTDSPEMEKQLNEAKKAYEEAIVKRDQYKNQQLLQVNSEIEQAEDKIKEVEATSGSDIDFANLEESYDKNYQASVEKYKSDSLVEVTNEFEDVEQQIEQLQHELAAIEQQIETNLVRAPRSGVVNVRADISEGDLLQAGTEVLTIIPETNPSTYTVQLSVLNQDIAKINIGDEVKFSIHSLPYEEYGKVEGKITQVSSDATVDPETGMSYYLVEATIDNETLYGHKGDEGAIKIGMTTEAHIVTDSKKILYFLLEKMHLKDW encoded by the coding sequence TTGTTAAAATTAAGCATTGAAAAAGGGGAGAATCAGTTTAAGGACGAGGCAGAAGACAATGAATATTATCAAAGGTATCAAGCTTATCAATCAAATCTTTCTTTGATAAAGCAAGAACATGAAAGTGCTAAATTAGAAGTTAGTGAGAACCGCGAAAGTCAAAAATCCCAAAAAGCAAGTATTCAATCACAAAAAGAACGTTTGGAAAATAAATCTAGTCAGTTGAAACGACTTCGAGATGCGATAAATAATAAAAAAAATGTTTTTAAAAAAGAAGAAACTCCTTATTATCATCGTTTTTTAGATATTAATGGAATGATCGAACAGTTAGATAAAACTATAAACGAAACAAAAGAAGCTTATGAAACGATGAAAGAAAACAGTAATACGACAGATTCTCCTGAAATGGAAAAGCAGCTGAATGAAGCAAAAAAAGCGTATGAAGAGGCAATAGTAAAACGTGATCAGTATAAAAATCAACAATTACTGCAAGTAAATAGTGAGATTGAGCAAGCCGAAGATAAAATAAAGGAAGTTGAAGCAACATCAGGTTCCGATATTGATTTTGCAAACTTGGAAGAAAGCTACGATAAAAATTATCAAGCTTCCGTTGAGAAATATAAATCAGATTCGTTAGTTGAAGTTACAAATGAATTCGAAGATGTGGAACAACAAATTGAGCAATTACAACATGAATTAGCTGCGATTGAGCAACAAATTGAGACGAATCTGGTAAGAGCTCCAAGATCAGGGGTGGTAAATGTACGGGCAGACATCTCCGAGGGGGATCTCTTGCAAGCGGGTACAGAAGTATTAACCATTATTCCGGAAACTAACCCTTCCACTTATACAGTACAATTGTCTGTATTAAATCAAGACATAGCTAAAATTAATATTGGAGATGAAGTAAAATTCAGCATTCATTCGTTGCCATATGAGGAATATGGGAAAGTCGAAGGAAAAATCACTCAAGTGAGCTCAGATGCAACCGTCGATCCAGAAACAGGTATGAGTTATTATTTAGTGGAAGCGACCATCGATAATGAAACACTTTATGGTCATAAAGGTGATGAAGGAGCAATTAAAATAGGAATGACAACAGAAGCTCATATTGTCACTGACTCTAAAAAAATATTATACTTTTTATTGGAGAAGATGCATTTAAAAGACTGGTAA
- a CDS encoding M48 family metalloprotease, with protein sequence MTNFSLVLIGIAILLINLTFTISIRWYILHEFEQKKASENLLNTFQTFEMILYFCTVIFAAMISYITYRVGASFDLTIYILAFIPFLYVISQLLISRFLFHKIHKIIRKTESTVKEDLLFFIKMLGIMIIPSILIILFRVYYIQHMGTNEFFLYFVIIFGLFLFFIAYPHLLKYALKARQIESIETKKEITQFLRKQQVENMEVYQFATKKSKTANAMIIGIFKKKIFFSDYLLEHLTIEETCAVLAHELGHYKKKHLLIKVFLIAFAVPLFTGLGYLMDEMEELFDFTIAIPVGVVFILGTLFAYLGFVFLKLTKMQEYQADQYALQIGVSSATYISALTKVAKLNNQPLSVGNLSELLSTHPSLDKRLKKIMDRQC encoded by the coding sequence ATGACCAATTTTTCACTTGTTTTGATTGGTATAGCAATTTTGCTTATCAATCTAACCTTTACTATATCGATAAGATGGTATATTTTACATGAATTTGAACAGAAAAAGGCATCAGAAAATCTTCTGAATACTTTTCAAACATTTGAAATGATCTTGTATTTTTGCACAGTGATTTTCGCTGCGATGATTTCCTATATTACTTATCGTGTAGGAGCAAGCTTTGATCTTACCATATATATTTTGGCTTTTATCCCATTTTTATACGTGATCTCGCAATTATTAATCAGTCGATTTTTGTTTCATAAAATACATAAAATCATTCGAAAAACTGAAAGCACGGTTAAAGAAGATCTTCTATTTTTTATAAAAATGTTAGGCATTATGATCATCCCGAGTATTTTAATTATTTTGTTTAGAGTTTATTACATACAGCATATGGGTACTAACGAGTTTTTTCTTTATTTTGTCATCATTTTTGGCCTATTTCTTTTTTTTATAGCTTATCCGCACTTACTGAAATATGCTTTGAAAGCAAGGCAAATCGAATCGATAGAAACAAAGAAGGAAATTACCCAATTTCTGCGAAAACAACAAGTGGAAAATATGGAAGTTTATCAATTCGCAACGAAGAAAAGCAAAACAGCAAATGCCATGATTATAGGCATATTTAAAAAGAAAATATTTTTTTCTGACTACTTATTGGAACATTTGACAATTGAAGAAACATGTGCCGTATTAGCACATGAATTAGGCCATTATAAAAAGAAACATTTATTAATAAAAGTTTTTTTGATTGCCTTTGCAGTTCCTTTATTTACAGGACTTGGTTATTTAATGGATGAAATGGAGGAATTATTCGATTTTACAATTGCCATCCCAGTGGGCGTCGTATTTATATTAGGAACATTATTCGCTTATTTAGGATTTGTATTTTTAAAATTAACAAAAATGCAAGAGTATCAAGCCGATCAATATGCGTTGCAAATAGGTGTCTCATCAGCTACGTATATTTCTGCTTTAACAAAGGTCGCTAAGCTTAATAATCAACCACTATCGGTTGGTAATCTAAGTGAATTATTAAGTACACACCCATCATTAGACAAACGATTGAAAAAAATCATGGATCGACAATGTTGA
- a CDS encoding MATE family efflux transporter, with amino-acid sequence MENNHSMMQTMEPHQLFRKYLIPSLFGMMLMAINILIDGLFVSHGVGEKGLAGVNIAVPIYSVILSVSLWIGMGGATLYSIALGQSNQHRAKEIFTHSIVLAIVTTGLIIGFCLLFEQKLAYIFGANDVIISYVIDYLQIILLFGIVFVLENILSIFIRNDGNPTLAMTGLIVTAVVNIILNYLFIFIFHWGVKGAAYATVIGTFIGILVLFTHFLTNKKQLGFIHTRLDHSIVKNIFSIGFPSFIVEGSTAVMMVASNITFSYYVGETGVVAYAVVNYMHTVFLMLFIGIGAALQPITSYHFGAKLYQRMKQFVRIAMITGIGLGVAVFIVGLVGKGFIIDLFGIDIPEIIDYTKIEIVYFFAGYLFLGINMVFVEYYQSIKNTRIATWIILSRSFILFIPLLWTFPNFFGSNTIWLAFPVAEGLTVLIMYLALKFKWIELIPRDNAEAVQKVRVSNK; translated from the coding sequence ATGGAAAACAATCATTCAATGATGCAAACGATGGAGCCTCATCAATTATTTAGGAAGTATTTAATCCCTTCCTTATTCGGAATGATGTTGATGGCAATCAATATTTTAATCGATGGTCTATTCGTCAGTCATGGTGTTGGAGAAAAGGGACTCGCAGGTGTTAACATCGCAGTACCGATTTATTCGGTCATTTTATCCGTTTCTTTGTGGATTGGCATGGGAGGGGCAACGTTGTATTCAATCGCACTTGGGCAAAGCAATCAACATCGGGCAAAAGAAATATTTACACATTCGATTGTTCTTGCAATTGTGACGACAGGATTAATTATTGGATTCTGTCTATTATTTGAGCAGAAACTTGCTTATATATTCGGGGCAAATGATGTAATTATTTCATATGTTATCGATTATCTTCAAATTATTCTTTTGTTTGGGATTGTCTTTGTACTTGAGAATATTTTAAGTATTTTTATCCGAAATGACGGAAATCCTACGCTCGCTATGACAGGATTAATTGTGACAGCTGTTGTGAATATTATTTTAAATTATCTTTTTATCTTCATATTCCATTGGGGAGTAAAAGGGGCTGCCTATGCAACAGTAATCGGTACTTTCATAGGAATTCTCGTTTTGTTTACACACTTCTTAACGAATAAAAAACAATTAGGGTTCATCCATACGAGACTCGACCATTCTATAGTAAAGAATATTTTCTCGATTGGTTTTCCGAGCTTTATCGTTGAAGGATCAACTGCAGTGATGATGGTTGCATCCAATATAACATTTAGCTATTATGTCGGAGAAACGGGCGTTGTAGCTTATGCTGTGGTCAACTATATGCATACGGTGTTTCTTATGCTCTTTATCGGGATTGGAGCAGCCCTACAACCTATTACAAGTTACCATTTTGGTGCAAAGCTTTATCAACGTATGAAACAATTTGTCCGGATAGCAATGATTACAGGAATTGGTCTAGGTGTGGCTGTATTTATTGTTGGCTTAGTCGGAAAAGGGTTTATTATCGATTTATTTGGGATTGATATTCCCGAAATTATTGATTATACGAAAATTGAAATTGTCTACTTTTTTGCGGGATATCTATTTTTGGGAATCAATATGGTATTTGTTGAATATTATCAATCAATTAAAAATACCCGTATTGCTACATGGATTATTTTAAGTCGCAGCTTTATCTTATTCATCCCTTTACTTTGGACTTTTCCGAATTTCTTCGGTTCTAATACGATTTGGCTTGCTTTTCCAGTAGCTGAGGGGTTAACGGTACTTATCATGTATCTAGCATTAAAATTCAAATGGATTGAACTTATTCCAAGAGATAATGCCGAAGCTGTTCAAAAGGTGAGGGTAAGTAATAAATAA
- a CDS encoding peptidase domain-containing ABC transporter — MMEKFKKYHCIKQHDIRDCGAACLATVCRQYGLKIPISKIRGAAGTDKQGTNVYGLVQAAEKLGFTAKGVKGDKEALFQEFPLPAIAHVIVDESLLHYVVIHRIKEDEILVADPAEGLVTYSPEEFLKIWTGVLVLMVPTPQFEKGDETKGLFQRFLGFLKPQKKLIAHIFFASLLYTIFGILGAFYFQFLIDDILPYGLRQTLHVISIGIIALYTFQVILNMFRSQLLLYLGQKLDINLMLGYYHHVLTLPMDFFGTRKVGEIVSRFNDASKVREAMSSATLTVFIDILMVIVGGGILFIQSAFLFGITVIIVPIYALIVWFYQKPYDRVNRKEMEENAQLTSYLVESLNGIETVKAYNAERKTNIETEMRFIKFIRTVFKRGTMSNVQDSFKTFVELIGGVVILWAGAYQVIEGHLSVGQLITYNALLAYFLNPIRNLINLQPTLLTAVVAADRLGDILDLEPEKAPNEAQKINPATLKGQVKINDLDFRYGTRDWALKQINVTVRQGEKVALVGESGSGKTTLVKLLMNFYPLEKGEILIKDYNIQDINREALREKIAYIPQDTFFFSGTIRENLTLGVDDSIEFEEIVQACKYARAHEFINHLPFRYDTVLEEDASNLSGGQRQRLAIARAILKKPDILIMDEATSNLDSTTEKAISETIQEICGDITMIIIAHRLSTIMKCDSILVMDGGEIIESGSHSELMEQKGKYYHLWKDQLPPNEQSGEERCEKT, encoded by the coding sequence ATGATGGAAAAGTTTAAAAAATATCATTGTATTAAACAACACGATATTCGCGATTGCGGTGCTGCCTGCTTGGCAACCGTTTGCAGACAATACGGTCTAAAAATACCAATTTCAAAAATCCGCGGCGCTGCGGGTACCGATAAACAAGGAACGAATGTTTATGGGCTTGTTCAAGCTGCAGAAAAACTAGGATTTACAGCTAAAGGTGTAAAAGGCGATAAAGAAGCATTATTTCAAGAATTCCCTTTACCGGCAATTGCGCATGTCATTGTTGATGAATCGTTATTACATTACGTTGTCATCCACCGGATTAAAGAGGATGAAATATTGGTTGCAGATCCTGCAGAAGGCCTTGTTACTTATTCTCCTGAGGAATTTTTGAAAATATGGACAGGAGTACTTGTATTAATGGTGCCCACCCCCCAATTTGAAAAGGGTGACGAAACCAAAGGGTTATTTCAACGTTTCTTAGGATTTTTAAAACCCCAAAAGAAACTTATTGCTCATATATTTTTTGCATCCCTTTTATATACAATCTTTGGGATTTTGGGCGCATTTTATTTTCAGTTTTTAATTGATGATATTTTGCCATACGGTTTACGTCAAACATTACATGTCATTTCCATTGGGATTATTGCTCTGTATACCTTTCAAGTCATTTTAAATATGTTCCGCTCTCAGTTGCTTTTATATTTAGGGCAGAAATTAGACATTAACTTGATGCTTGGCTATTATCATCATGTTTTAACATTGCCGATGGATTTCTTTGGAACGAGAAAAGTGGGCGAGATTGTCTCACGGTTTAATGATGCTTCAAAAGTAAGAGAGGCCATGTCTAGTGCCACATTAACAGTTTTTATTGACATATTAATGGTGATTGTCGGAGGAGGCATTTTATTCATACAGAGTGCTTTTTTATTTGGCATCACAGTTATTATCGTACCGATTTATGCACTCATTGTCTGGTTTTATCAAAAACCATATGACCGGGTAAATCGAAAAGAGATGGAAGAAAACGCCCAACTTACGTCTTACCTTGTAGAATCGCTCAACGGGATAGAAACGGTAAAAGCCTATAATGCAGAACGTAAAACGAATATCGAAACAGAAATGCGCTTTATCAAATTTATCAGAACAGTATTTAAACGTGGAACAATGAGTAATGTACAAGATTCTTTCAAAACATTTGTAGAACTCATTGGCGGTGTTGTTATTCTATGGGCCGGTGCTTATCAAGTGATCGAAGGTCATTTATCTGTGGGGCAACTTATTACATATAATGCATTACTTGCTTATTTTCTCAATCCAATCAGAAATTTAATCAATTTACAACCAACGCTATTAACAGCTGTTGTTGCAGCGGATCGTCTTGGAGATATTTTAGATTTGGAGCCCGAAAAGGCCCCTAATGAAGCTCAGAAAATAAATCCAGCCACACTAAAAGGTCAAGTGAAGATAAATGATTTAGACTTCCGTTATGGTACACGGGATTGGGCATTGAAACAAATTAATGTAACCGTTCGGCAAGGTGAGAAAGTAGCCCTTGTCGGTGAAAGTGGTTCAGGAAAGACGACACTTGTAAAGTTATTAATGAATTTTTATCCGCTTGAAAAAGGAGAAATTCTCATTAAAGATTACAATATACAAGATATAAATCGAGAAGCTCTTCGGGAAAAAATCGCCTATATTCCACAAGATACTTTCTTTTTCAGTGGCACCATTCGGGAAAACTTAACACTTGGGGTGGATGACTCGATTGAATTTGAGGAAATTGTGCAAGCGTGTAAATATGCAAGAGCGCATGAATTTATTAATCATTTGCCATTCCGTTATGATACGGTGCTGGAGGAAGATGCATCGAATCTATCAGGCGGGCAACGTCAACGTTTAGCAATTGCCCGGGCCATCTTGAAAAAACCGGACATACTCATTATGGATGAAGCGACGAGTAATTTAGATTCAACGACAGAAAAGGCGATTTCAGAAACGATACAGGAAATATGTGGAGACATTACAATGATTATTATTGCTCATCGTTTGAGTACGATTATGAAATGCGACTCAATTTTGGTGATGGATGGCGGGGAAATCATTGAATCGGGTTCTCATAGTGAGTTGATGGAACAAAAAGGTAAATATTATCATCTGTGGAAAGATCAACTTCCGCCAAATGAACAAAGTGGTGAAGAACGATGCGAGAAGACATAA
- a CDS encoding HlyD family secretion protein, with protein MREDIKNLNELSDSRELLEARPNPMIAWFIYLLLIIFVFAIIWTCFGEIDEVVKADGVVRTNEIVSTVRNETPRQVKRIAFSEGQHVETDDILFELDSSEEELQKEKLEEEIGEKEKSLKMQSC; from the coding sequence ATGCGAGAAGACATAAAAAACTTAAATGAACTTAGTGACAGCAGAGAATTATTAGAGGCACGGCCTAATCCAATGATTGCATGGTTTATTTATTTGCTATTAATCATTTTTGTTTTTGCCATCATATGGACATGCTTTGGAGAAATAGATGAGGTGGTAAAAGCAGATGGTGTGGTGCGTACGAATGAAATCGTCAGTACAGTTCGAAATGAAACACCTCGTCAGGTAAAACGGATCGCTTTTTCAGAAGGGCAGCATGTGGAAACAGATGATATCCTTTTTGAATTAGATTCTAGTGAGGAAGAATTACAAAAAGAAAAACTTGAAGAAGAAATCGGTGAAAAGGAAAAAAGCTTAAAGATGCAGAGTTGTTAA
- a CDS encoding FtsX-like permease family protein — protein sequence MIVKLSISGLKSKPRDYIVLLAGLVMSIGIFYMFQTLALNKAFLEANATIKSIGYVFQTGSALLAIITFFYIFYANSFLLSLRRKEFGMYMTLGAKKQKIILLMFIETMVTGLASLVIGTIVGAGLALGIGKLLMKQLEFTAAGYHAIYIPSMTVTFIFFMMLFILSAIMNGVQISRNTVLQLVQGNAYADAVMIKGKRAAVIALFSVILLGLGYLSMFYLNKLKGSGLLIAALLTTAGTYLFFASAFPFIVKKCKKSSEKGLNAFTFAQLTFRINGLTKMLATVAMLIALGAGAISGGMAFKNNVIKSTDSYEIYDSVIMNPTTKEMEILNGIPFEEKSEYRYKMDNHYFYFVKEDLVKNPPLIPIGDSEEDTDKRKRVSEDLPVGAVSGYSQESNQNTEMIPEEWQTAFISMQPIYIDKPIKIIDVKMYDQLKGKDGIIFIGKTDNFVAHIKEWKKLNELQLAKYKEMSADPSLSKYEIYNEFYTVASGMVFMGFFLGIAFLAMMASCLMFKILSGASTDISRYEMLHKIGVRRTLLTKSIYKELLIVFLAPAIIGMVHVFVGMNIFGFFVIDPYYRIWLPIVIFLFVYTAYYLITVHLYKRIVFPKKV from the coding sequence ATGATAGTTAAACTCTCCATTTCAGGATTAAAAAGCAAGCCAAGGGACTACATAGTGTTACTTGCCGGACTAGTAATGTCCATAGGTATTTTTTATATGTTTCAAACATTGGCTCTTAACAAGGCCTTTCTTGAAGCAAATGCTACGATCAAATCAATTGGCTATGTTTTTCAAACAGGTTCCGCCTTACTTGCAATCATTACTTTCTTCTATATTTTTTATGCAAATTCCTTCTTGCTGTCTCTTCGTCGGAAAGAGTTTGGAATGTATATGACATTAGGGGCAAAAAAGCAAAAAATTATATTGCTCATGTTTATCGAAACAATGGTTACCGGTTTAGCATCCCTAGTAATTGGAACTATAGTAGGGGCAGGCCTTGCACTGGGAATTGGCAAGCTGCTGATGAAACAGCTTGAATTTACCGCAGCTGGATATCATGCGATCTATATACCATCAATGACTGTTACTTTTATTTTCTTTATGATGTTATTTATATTATCTGCTATTATGAACGGTGTACAAATATCGAGGAACACGGTTCTGCAACTTGTTCAAGGAAATGCGTATGCTGATGCTGTGATGATAAAAGGGAAAAGGGCAGCCGTAATTGCTTTATTCTCAGTAATTCTGTTAGGGCTGGGCTATTTATCCATGTTTTACTTGAATAAATTGAAGGGATCCGGCCTCCTGATTGCGGCGCTTTTAACAACAGCGGGAACATATTTATTCTTCGCTTCGGCTTTTCCGTTTATTGTAAAGAAATGTAAGAAGAGCAGTGAAAAAGGTTTGAATGCTTTTACATTTGCCCAGCTAACTTTCCGTATTAATGGTTTAACAAAAATGTTAGCTACAGTAGCCATGTTGATTGCTCTCGGGGCAGGAGCCATTTCAGGCGGAATGGCCTTTAAAAATAATGTCATTAAATCTACAGACAGTTATGAAATATATGATTCTGTAATTATGAATCCAACAACAAAAGAGATGGAAATCTTAAATGGTATTCCTTTTGAGGAAAAAAGTGAATATCGATATAAAATGGACAATCACTACTTTTATTTTGTAAAAGAAGATTTAGTAAAAAATCCTCCATTAATCCCTATTGGAGACAGTGAGGAAGATACAGACAAACGAAAGCGTGTTTCCGAAGACCTGCCCGTAGGTGCTGTGTCAGGGTATAGTCAAGAATCGAACCAAAATACAGAGATGATCCCTGAAGAATGGCAAACGGCTTTTATCAGTATGCAGCCGATCTATATAGATAAGCCCATAAAAATTATCGATGTAAAAATGTACGATCAGTTAAAAGGTAAAGACGGCATCATTTTTATTGGCAAAACAGATAATTTTGTTGCACATATAAAAGAATGGAAAAAGCTTAATGAATTACAGTTAGCTAAATATAAAGAAATGAGTGCGGATCCTTCGTTAAGTAAATATGAAATTTACAATGAGTTTTATACGGTAGCTAGTGGTATGGTATTTATGGGGTTCTTCTTAGGAATTGCCTTCTTGGCCATGATGGCAAGCTGTTTAATGTTTAAAATTCTATCTGGTGCATCAACAGATATTTCGCGATATGAAATGCTTCATAAAATAGGTGTTCGTCGTACGTTATTAACGAAGTCCATCTATAAAGAGCTGCTCATCGTATTTTTAGCTCCAGCTATTATTGGTATGGTCCATGTTTTCGTTGGAATGAACATTTTTGGCTTTTTTGTAATCGATCCGTATTATCGTATTTGGCTACCGATCGTTATTTTTCTATTTGTTTATACGGCCTATTATCTTATTACAGTTCATTTATATAAAAGAATTGTTTTTCCGAAAAAAGTATAA
- a CDS encoding MerR family transcriptional regulator produces MESKKRLFTTGEFADLCGVKKQTFFHYDDIGLLKPEYKNENGYRYYSIQQTEVFSVIEMLKEIGMSLAEIKDFFHSKSPQEALELLTEKEEAMKRKIAKMQRTQQIIQNKKKQIGEALRLDFDQFTIEEREIEYYVLSEDILTCSDKECTKSIMSFIKYTKQEELDIGYPIGVLIRQEHVEAGNYWSYSHFFMRVNQSDLVEPFIKKAGKYVVGYHKGSYVAIQDTYEKIKAYLSKEGYRICGDSFEEYVIDEVSVSGEDNYVTKIMIQVEEK; encoded by the coding sequence ATGGAATCGAAAAAAAGACTATTTACAACAGGAGAATTTGCAGATTTATGTGGCGTGAAAAAACAAACATTTTTTCATTATGATGATATCGGTCTTTTAAAACCAGAGTATAAAAATGAAAATGGGTATCGTTATTATTCCATTCAACAAACAGAAGTTTTTAGCGTGATTGAGATGCTAAAAGAAATTGGAATGTCTTTAGCGGAAATTAAAGATTTTTTTCATTCCAAAAGCCCCCAGGAGGCACTCGAATTATTAACGGAAAAAGAGGAAGCAATGAAAAGGAAAATCGCGAAAATGCAGCGTACTCAGCAAATTATTCAAAACAAGAAAAAACAAATTGGGGAAGCATTACGTTTGGATTTTGACCAGTTTACAATCGAAGAAAGAGAAATAGAATACTATGTATTAAGTGAAGATATTCTAACATGTTCCGATAAAGAATGTACAAAGTCAATTATGTCGTTTATTAAATATACAAAGCAAGAGGAACTCGATATAGGCTATCCTATTGGAGTTTTGATTCGTCAAGAGCATGTAGAAGCGGGGAACTATTGGAGTTATTCGCATTTTTTTATGCGTGTGAATCAATCTGATTTAGTAGAACCTTTTATCAAAAAAGCCGGAAAATATGTGGTTGGCTATCATAAAGGAAGTTATGTGGCGATTCAGGATACTTATGAAAAAATAAAAGCTTATTTGAGTAAGGAAGGATATCGTATATGTGGTGATAGCTTTGAAGAGTATGTAATTGATGAGGTAAGTGTAAGTGGGGAAGATAATTACGTCACAAAAATAATGATACAAGTAGAAGAAAAATAA
- a CDS encoding MFS transporter, with protein sequence MKNNSFRFLWIGQLFANLGDVFYVVGLISILYSVTGSAMYLALLPFLNTFGRFISSFISPLLLNRYRLKSLLISSQLSKTTILLLLASWMSFQSLLGIWYIVCCILLIAFFDGWAMPATNAIVPRLVKESELLKANSFISVINETVQLGGWALGGLLVALINGQNVIWLTFFLFVLSTIMMVQIVDNTPIQVKEEKQKTFEALKEGWLTIWKTPIFRSIHVMIFIEAIANVVWVAAILYVFVNEVLNVTEAWWGYINTAFFLGLILGGVFCSRYSVKIEKNMRKTVLYSSFGVSIVTLLFALNSVAWVALIMVAVSGFIDQMKGITINTYLQKEASIEDLPRIYSAQYSMVSLVFGFSSLAFGGIAEYCSVQLAFIVAGLLLAGSGIYILTIKNRFPNNYKLAENN encoded by the coding sequence ATGAAAAATAATTCGTTTCGTTTCTTATGGATAGGCCAATTATTCGCTAATTTAGGTGATGTGTTTTATGTAGTGGGGTTAATATCTATTTTATATTCAGTAACAGGGTCTGCAATGTATTTGGCACTGTTACCCTTTTTAAATACGTTTGGAAGATTTATAAGCAGTTTCATTTCACCATTATTATTGAACAGATATAGACTGAAATCACTTTTGATAAGCTCACAATTAAGTAAAACAACTATATTATTATTACTAGCATCTTGGATGAGTTTTCAATCATTGCTTGGAATTTGGTATATTGTTTGTTGTATCTTATTAATAGCTTTCTTTGATGGGTGGGCAATGCCGGCAACAAATGCTATTGTTCCCAGATTAGTCAAAGAATCTGAATTATTGAAAGCAAATAGTTTTATTTCAGTTATTAATGAAACCGTTCAATTAGGTGGTTGGGCGTTGGGTGGATTACTTGTTGCACTAATAAATGGACAAAATGTAATTTGGCTTACCTTCTTCTTGTTTGTCTTATCTACAATCATGATGGTACAGATTGTAGATAATACACCTATCCAAGTTAAAGAAGAGAAACAAAAAACATTCGAAGCTTTAAAAGAGGGCTGGCTTACAATATGGAAGACTCCGATCTTTCGAAGCATCCATGTCATGATTTTTATAGAAGCTATTGCAAATGTAGTTTGGGTGGCAGCCATTCTTTATGTGTTTGTAAATGAAGTATTAAATGTAACAGAAGCATGGTGGGGTTATATAAACACTGCATTCTTTCTAGGTTTGATACTAGGTGGAGTATTCTGTTCAAGATATTCGGTAAAAATTGAAAAGAACATGAGGAAGACTGTGTTATATTCTTCGTTCGGTGTCTCCATTGTAACGCTCTTATTTGCATTAAATTCAGTAGCTTGGGTAGCATTAATAATGGTAGCTGTAAGTGGATTCATAGATCAAATGAAAGGTATTACTATAAACACATATTTACAAAAAGAAGCATCTATTGAAGATTTACCTAGGATATATAGTGCTCAATATTCTATGGTTTCATTAGTTTTTGGGTTTTCTTCGTTAGCTTTCGGAGGAATTGCGGAGTACTGCAGTGTACAACTTGCATTTATTGTTGCAGGATTACTCTTAGCAGGATCGGGAATTTATATACTGACCATTAAAAATCGATTCCCTAACAATTATAAATTAGCAGAGAACAATTAA
- a CDS encoding DUF5085 family protein, translating to MLETEGIQKDQSIKYENLVSLRKKLFQEEIQPELIKLAEYMKNKNVQRKGPMISTTYDVEEVDGKQLLDMEFLFPVNQNIDLPEDYRFKPIFHLVHAIYKRHIGAAETLEETYNELHAYMKENQLQQITSGYNININEKEAAAGKTPIIDVYIGVNPSIL from the coding sequence ATGTTAGAAACGGAAGGAATTCAAAAAGATCAAAGCATTAAATATGAAAATCTAGTTTCACTGCGAAAAAAATTATTCCAAGAGGAAATCCAGCCGGAACTTATCAAGTTAGCGGAATATATGAAAAATAAAAATGTACAAAGAAAAGGACCGATGATTTCAACGACTTACGATGTGGAAGAGGTTGACGGAAAGCAATTACTGGATATGGAGTTTCTTTTTCCTGTTAATCAAAACATTGATTTACCAGAAGACTATCGTTTTAAACCGATATTTCATCTTGTCCACGCTATTTATAAACGACATATTGGAGCTGCCGAGACATTAGAGGAAACGTATAATGAATTACACGCATACATGAAAGAAAACCAACTTCAACAAATTACATCGGGCTACAATATTAATATAAATGAAAAGGAAGCAGCAGCTGGAAAGACACCGATTATTGATGTATATATTGGGGTCAACCCATCGATTTTGTAA